TCGCGCATTCCGGCGCCCATGCCCTGGCCGATGAACGGCGGGGTGAGGTGGGCGGCGTCGCCGAGGAGGAAGACCCGCCGATCGCGCCAGCGGTCGGCGACCTGGGCGCGGAAGGTGTATTCGGCGACACGGAGGATGTCCAGGCGATCGGCCGGTGCCTCCCCGGTCCACGGCTTGATGAGGGGGAGCAGCGCGTCCGGTGCGCGGTAGTCGTCGGCCGTTTCGCCGTCGGCCAGCTGGAATTCCCAGCGGTAGCGGTTCTCGCCGATGCGCATGTACGTGGCGGCGCGGCCCGGGTCGGAGACCTGGTGCACCCCTTCCCAGGCGCCGAGGTCGACGTCGGCGCGGATGTCGACGACGAGCCAGCGCTGGGTGAACCCGAGGTCGCGCAGGACGGCACCGATCGAGGTACGGGTCAGGCTGTTCGCTCCGTCGCAGCCGAGGACGTACTTCGCGAGCACGGAGTCCGGTCGGCCGGACTCGGTGAACGTGACACGCACACCACCGGCCTCCGGGGCGAGAGAGGTGACCTCGGCACCGCCGCGCAGCGTGACCACGCTGTGCCGCTTCAGTCCCGAGCGCAGGAGCGCTTCCAGCTCGGGCTGGTCGAACATGCTGGCCTCGGGATAACCGTGCCTGCCGTGCGCCGCGTCGCGCCGGAACTCCGCGAGCACGTGCATGTCCCGGTCCACGAGCCGCAACCCGTTGCAGCGCCAGGAAATCGCCGCGAACTCCTCGAAGAGACCGAGCCGGCCGAGGATGCGGCAGACCTCGTCGTCGAGGTGGACGGCGCGGGGCTGGGGGTAGATCGTTTCCCAGCGGTCGAGGACGAGGGACTCGATGCCGTACTGGGCCAGCAGGGTGGCGGCGGTGAGGCCGGTCGGGCCCGCACCGATGATCACCACGGGTACGTCGGTCACGAGGCACCTGCCAGGCGCCAGCCGATCGCGTAGCGACCGAGGACGGCCTTGATCGCGGAGTCTTCGCCTGTGGTCCGTACTACCGCGACGACCGCGCCGTCGTCGATCTCGGCCTCGACGTCCAGCACCCCGGGGACGCCGGCCAGGGCTTCGGTGAGTTCGCGGCGGGTGGCGTCGGCACGCAGGGCGGGCTTGTACGGCTTGCCGAGGTCGGTCAGCGGCAGGGCATCGAGCACCGTGACGGTCTTCGGCGCCGCCGCGGACTCGGGGACCTGGTCGCGGGCCCAGTCGCCCAGTTCCTGCTCGGTGACCGCGGAACCGGCAGCGAGCGTCACGTAGGCGACGGGGACCTCGCCGGAGTGGGCGTCGGGCCGGCCCACCGCGCCGGCGGCGGTGACCGCGGGGTGGGCGAGCAGGGCGTCCTCGATGAGCGCGGGGTCGATGTTGTGGCCACCGCGGATGATGAGGTCCTTGGCACGGCCGGCGAGATACACGAACCCGCCGGAGTCGAGGCGGGCGAGGTCGCCGGTGTCCAGCCAGCCGTCGACGAGCTTGCCGAGGCCGTCGAGGACGTGGCCGTGCTCGTCGCGGCCGGTGACATAGCCGGGGAACACCGTGGGGCCGCTGATCGCGAGCACGCCGGTGTGTGCGGGTGGGAGGTCTTCCCAGGTGCCGTCCTCGCGGACGCGCACGGCCTTCATCCGCTGGTAGGGCAGCCGCTGTCCGACCGAGCCGGGCCGGGGCGCGTCGGGGAAGCTGCGCGCGCTGGCACAGGTCGCTTCGGTCAGGCCGTAGCCTTCGACGAGCGTGATGCCGGTGTGGGCCTGGAAGCTTTCGCGGACGGCGGCCGGCAGGGGAGAGGCGCCGACCATGGCGAAGCGCAAGCTGCTGATGTCCGCGTTGACCGGGCACTGCGCGAGCACCGCGTAAACGGTGGGGACCGCGCTCATCGAGAAGATCCGGTGGTGCTCGACGATCTTCCAGAACTCGCCGTAGAGCTGGACGTCACGGTAGCCCAGCGGCCCGGCCCAGACCGTGGCCTGTCCCTTGAACAGCGGCGCGAGCAGGGTCACGACCAGGGCGTTGACGTGGAACAGCGGCAGCGCGGCGAAGAGCCTGGCGTCGTCGTCGAGCAGCGAGTTGGCGGCCAGCATCCAGGCGTCGGCGATCTCGCCGGCGTGGGTGTGCGCGGCCAGTTTCGGTGCGCCGGTGGTGCCGCCGGTCGGGAAGAACGCGGCCAGGTCGTCCGGACTCGGTGGTGCACCGAGGAACACCGGCGAGTCCTGCCCGGCCGCCAGCTCACCGAGGTAGCCGACGCGAACCCCGGGCAGGCTCGGCAGGTCCGGGACCGGCTCGGCGGCCCCCGTGGGCCGGAGGACCAGGAGAGAGTCGACATGCCCGTCCTGGGCGAGGGCTTGCGCGGTCTCCCAGACGGCCGACGACAGCTCGGGCCCGGCGGTGACGAGCACCCGCGCGCCGGAACGGCGGAGGAGCTGGGCGAGGTGCTTGCGCGAGAGGCCGCCGTTGAGGGGTGCCGCGATCCCGGCGAGCTGCGCGGCCAGGGTGACGGGCACCAGCTCGGCGGTGTTGGGCGACATCAGCGCGACCGCGTCCCGCCGGCGGACGCCGAGTTCGTGCAGCAGATTCGCGTAGCGGTGGACGTCGCCGAGCAGTTCGGCGAAGGTGCGCTGCCGGGATTCGCGCCAGCGCGCGGCTTCCGGCAGCACGGTGATCGCGGTGCGGTCCGGCCAGGTGGTGGCGGCGCGGACCAGCAGGGCGTAGGTGGACGCGGGAAGGCCGCGTGCCGCCAGCGGCACGGCCTCGATCGCGGCGACGTCGGTGGGGGCCGAGTACTCCGGCCACAGCAGGTTCCCGTTCATCGGGCGTGCCTCACCACCGTGCGCTGGGTGCCCAGGTCGATCGTGCCGTCGTCGGTGGCCACTCCTGCCTCGATGACGTCGCCGTCCTGGAGGTAGCGGGGATTCCTTGCCTGGCCCCGGAAGAACAGCTTCCACTTGAGCGCCGGTGGCAGGAGCGAGCCGATGATCTCCACTGGCTTCGGCGGTGCGGACAACGCCGTGCCGACCGGGGTTCCGGTCAGGACGAGATCACCCGGGTCGAGCCGTTGGAAGCGGGTGAGAGCCCGAAGGGCCTCGGCGGGCCGGTAAATCATGTCGGCGACGGTCTGGTCTTGGCGGGTTTCGCCGTTGACGCTCAGTTTCAGCCGCAGATCGGTGAACCGCTTGAGCTCGTCGGCGTCGAGCAGGACCAGCGCGGGCCCGGTGGGGGTGAACGTCGGGTAGGACTTGGCCTCGTAGAACTGGGTCTGGGGCAGCTGGATGTCGCGCGCGGAGACGTCGTTGGTCACCACGAGGCCCGCGACGTACCCGGCGACGTCGTCACCGATCTCCGTGCCGACCGGGATCTCCGTGCCGATGACGAGGCCGATCTCGACTTCGTAGTCCAGGAGCCGCACGTGGGCGGGGCGCACCACGTCGTCGTGCGGGCCGCTGATCGAGCCGGACGACTTGCGGAAGAACGTCAGCGGCACCGTGTCCGGGTTCCCGCCGGTGTCCTCGACGTGCGAGGCGAAGTTGGTCATCTGCGCGACCACCCGGCACGGGGCGGTGACCGGCGAGACGAGTTCGAGGGTCTCCACGCCGACCGTGCGGCCGCCGGCAGTAGCCGCTTCGAGGGCTTTGCGGTCGGCGAGCAGCTGGGCGGTGGTCGTGGCGCGGGTGGCGACCTTGGCCACCCCGGCCGGGGTGGCCACCCACCAGGCGTCGGCGGTACGCAGGACGGAAATGCTCATGACACAGCTACTTTCAGCAGGCCGCGCAGGCGGTCGAAGTCGAATTCGTTTTCCTCGCGCAGCGCGCCGATGATGGCGCGCAGCTCGCCGAACGCTTCCCGGCCGGGTTTGACGCCGAGGAAGTCCTTGGTGGCGGGCGGGCCCCACTGGGCCAGTCCCGACGCCGTCATCGGCGCCCAGCCGGGCTCGAGCGAGCGGTCGAACATGTCGCCGTCGCTGAAGTGCTCGACGAGGAATCCGTCGGGGTCGCGCCAGTAGTCGAACAGCTGGCTGCCCTGGATGTGCCTGCCGATGCCCCACGACCGGCGGTAGCCCCGCTCGAGCAGGTACTCGCCGCCGGCGGCGAGCGAATCGAGGTCGGGCACCTGGTAGGCCGAGTGCACGTACCGGTTCGCCGGGCCGAGCACCATCGCGAGGGTGTGGTGGTCGGTCGGGGTGCCGCCGCGGTCGCAGCGGATGAAGCTCATCACCGGACCCCGGCCGCGCTGCCCGGGGTAGTAGAGGAAGTCGCTCACGATCAGGCCCAGGTGGCTGAGGTACCAGTCGAGCGTTTCGCGGTACTTCCTGGTCTGCAGCACGACGTGGCCGAGCCGCTGCACCTTGGCCGGCTCCCGCCGCGGCCGCTGGGTGGCGTTCACCCGCGTGACCTCGTGCCCGAAGTTGAGGGGCAGCGGCTTCTGCCCCGGCAGCGCGGGGAGCTCGTGCGTGCCGGATACGACTCGCACCCGGGCGCCGCTCGGGTCGTGCAGGTCCACTGTGGCGCCGCCGAGGCTCTCCGGCAGGCGGGTGACCTGGTGCCCGGTCGCCTCCGCCAGGCGAAGCACGTCCGTCGGGTCGGCGGCCCGGAACGCCGGTCCGGTGAACCGTGAGCGCGGGCCGCGGCGGATCAGGACGCAGGGCGCGCCGGGTTCGGTACCGCGCAGCTGCAGCTCGTCCGCGGTGCGTAGCGACGTGGTGAAACCGAAGGCGTGGGCGAACAGTTCGGCCTTGGCCAGGTCCGGCTTCTCGAACTCCAGCCACGCCAGGTCGTGCACCTTGATGACCGGATTGGGCGCCCTTCCCGGGTGCTCCCCGGGCAACGCGCCCTGCTCGCTGTGCAGGTCGGCGTGGGGATCGTCGTGGTCGATCATCGCCCCTCCCAAGTTGTTGACGATATCGTCACTCCCGAGGGTACCGTCAGTCAAGCGATTCTGACGATTTCCTCATTTCTGAGGTGATCAGCTAAGGTGGCTCCCGGGAGGTGCGGGTATGACCGAGCAAGCGACCGGTGACCGGTCGGCGCGGCGCAAGGCGCGAACTCGTGCCGCGCTGCTCCGGGCGGCTCAGGCCTTCATCGCGGCCGGGAACACGAACGTCCCGATCCTGGAGATCACGCAGGCCGCCGACGTCGGGATGGGTTCGTTCTACAACCACTTCGAGAGCAAGGAACAGCTCTACCAGGCGGCGGTGGAAGACGCGCTGGACCGCTACGGCGCCTTGCTCGACGAACTGACCGCGGATCTGGACGACCCGGCGCTGGCGTTCGCGCAGAGCTTCCGGCTGAGCGGCCGCCTGCACCGGCTGCAGCCCGAGTTGAGCCGGGTGCTGCTGAACAACGGGCTGGCCCTGGCAACGTCCGAGTACGGGCTGGCGCCCCGGGCCCGCCGGGACATCGAGGCCGCGGTCGAAGCCGGTCGGTTCACCGTGCGCGACCCCGAACTCGCCATGGTCACGGTGGCCGGCGCGATGCTGTGTCTCGGCCAGCTGCTGCACGACCGGCCCGGCCGTGACGCCGCGGAGGCGACCGACCAGGTCGCCGAGGATCTCCTGCGCATGCTCGGCCTGTCCGCCGACGAAGCACACGAACTCTGCCGGCGCCCTTTGCCTGACGTCGGCGCGGCCGGTTCCCGCGACTCCGCCGCGTAGCTCAAGTCACTCGTCCGTCCGGCCGGCGCTCTGTCGTGCCCACTGGTCGGCGTGCCCAGTTGTCCACCCGGCTGTGGGGTGAGATACATCGTGCATCGGACGCACTGCGATGAACTCACTCCCACCACGGCGTTTGCTGAAGGTTTCGGCGACCGCCGCGCTCCTCGCGAAGGCGGGCGTCCGGAGGCGGCGTTCGCGCTTTGGGCTCGTGCGGTCGAATGCCGGCGCGGACCCGCCGCGGCCGACGTCGCCGACTGCGTCCGGCTGCATCCGACGGTGAGCGCACTCGGGCACGCGCGCATCGCCGCCGTGCTCGCCCTGTCCGACACCGCCTTCACGGTGAGCGCCGCCGGCGGGCAGCGGCAGGTCGCGCGCGTCGCACGCCGCCTCACGCGCACCGAGCGCAAGCTCGACGCGATCATGGCCCACCTCGGTATCGCCGAGCCCGAGTCCGACTGCACGAGGTGCTGCGGCTTCTGCGTGAGGGCAAGAAGATCGAGGCCATCAAGGTCTACCGCGAGCGCACCGGCGCCGGCCTCGGGCGCAACTCGTCGACAAGACGGGCCACGGTCGCTCAACCGCGCGGCTTGAGCATCGGCTTCGGTGATGATGCTGGGTTTCACGCCTCGGCGTCAGGTTCTTGGCGCGGTGCGCGGGGCCTGTTGCCCTCCGTGTTTTGGTCTGCGGCCGATAGGGTGGCGATCATGGCGATTCGTGCGGCGGTGTTCGACATCGGCAACGTACTGGAGATCGCGCCCGACCTGGGGGTCGGCAGACGGTGGGAGGCCAGGCTCGGTCTCGCGGAGGGCGAGGTCGGCGGACGACTGGCTGACGTCTGGGCAGCCGGGGCCATTGGCGTGGTCACCGAGGATGAGGTGCGTCAGGCGATCAGCGATCGACTCGGCGTTGCCGATGAACAGGCCGACGCGATCATGGCGGATCTCTGGGAGCAGTACCTGGGCACCGGCAACACCGAGTTGATCGAGTATTGCCGGGGGCTGCGCCCGCGCTATCGGACCGGCATCCTGAGCAACAGCTTCGTCGGTGCCCGGGAACGGGAGCAGGCCGCATACGGGTTCGAGGACCTCGTAGATGACATCGTCTACTCGCACGAGGTCGGCATGAGCAAGCCAGATCCACGGATCTACGAGCTCAGCTGTGCGCGGCTCGAGGTCCGCCCCGAGGAAATGATTCTCCTCGACGATATCGAGCCCAACATCGCCGCCGCCCGTGCGATCGGGATCCGCGGAATCCACTACCGCGACAACGCTCAGGCAATCGCCGAGATCGAGGAGCTGCTGACGCCAGACGGTGATTGAGCCGGCCTGGGGCTCAGCCGCTGGGCGTAGAGCAGGAGCTGCAACCCGGCGACGCGAGAAGGCGATCACGAACCAGATCGGTGCGGTGGGCCGCGCTGGGAGTGTCTTGCCGCAGCGTGGCTTCGTGCGGTCTCGGATTGTGGACGAAGCATCCTCGGCTCCACCACCCTCGCGCTACCGCGGCGCCGCCGATGCCCATGGGTCGATGGGGACCACGTCGGTGATCCGGCCGGCTTCGTCGAGCAGGCAGCCCATTCGCTTGGCGGCGTGCAGCGTGACGGCGCGGTCGGTCAGGGTGAGGGCGGGGAGTTTTCCGGCGAGTTCCGCTTCCAGGCGTTGGACGTCGCCGAGGGAGCGCAGCCACAGGGTCATCACCAGGTTGTCCGCTCCGGTGGTGGCCGCGCACAGGCGGACTTCCGGCAGTTCGGTCAAGGTGGCGGCGGTCCGGTGCAGTTCGTCGGGGGGTACCCGGGCCCAGAACGTTGCGGCGACCGGCCATCCGGTGATGGGCTGGGCGACCTCGCAGCGCAGGGACAGCAGGCCGCCGTCGATCATCTCGTTGAGGCGGCGGCGGACGGTGGATCCGCTTTTCGCCGTGCGGGCCGCGATGTCGGCCGCGGGGGTGCGGCCGTCGTCGAGGGCGCTGAGCACTTCCCGGTAGTGATCGTTCCAGACGGGCCGGTTGCCGGTTTTCGGCGGGGTGTAGACGCGCCGCTTCGGCGACAGCGCGTCGAGCCGCCAG
This window of the Amycolatopsis balhimycina FH 1894 genome carries:
- a CDS encoding Lrp/AsnC family transcriptional regulator codes for the protein MDLQLVHTLQAAPRATWHEIGRSLGVDPATATRRWQGLVEAGSARVTAYPDVRLWAQDHCNAFIELDLQPTARAHAVEVLSRVPQIASISIVSSGRDLFLTVLTPDLATLSRLVLQKLQQLPGLRGTRTHVVTTVYGEGNHWRLDALSPKRRVYTPPKTGNRPVWNDHYREVLSALDDGRTPAADIAARTAKSGSTVRRRLNEMIDGGLLSLRCEVAQPITGWPVAATFWARVPPDELHRTAATLTELPEVRLCAATTGADNLVMTLWLRSLGDVQRLEAELAGKLPALTLTDRAVTLHAAKRMGCLLDEAGRITDVVPIDPWASAAPR
- a CDS encoding HAD family hydrolase — encoded protein: MLRLLREGKKIEAIKVYRERTGAGLGRNSSTRRATVAQPRGLSIGFGDDAGFHASASGSWRGARGLLPSVFWSAADRVAIMAIRAAVFDIGNVLEIAPDLGVGRRWEARLGLAEGEVGGRLADVWAAGAIGVVTEDEVRQAISDRLGVADEQADAIMADLWEQYLGTGNTELIEYCRGLRPRYRTGILSNSFVGAREREQAAYGFEDLVDDIVYSHEVGMSKPDPRIYELSCARLEVRPEEMILLDDIEPNIAAARAIGIRGIHYRDNAQAIAEIEELLTPDGD
- a CDS encoding fumarylacetoacetate hydrolase family protein; translation: MSISVLRTADAWWVATPAGVAKVATRATTTAQLLADRKALEAATAGGRTVGVETLELVSPVTAPCRVVAQMTNFASHVEDTGGNPDTVPLTFFRKSSGSISGPHDDVVRPAHVRLLDYEVEIGLVIGTEIPVGTEIGDDVAGYVAGLVVTNDVSARDIQLPQTQFYEAKSYPTFTPTGPALVLLDADELKRFTDLRLKLSVNGETRQDQTVADMIYRPAEALRALTRFQRLDPGDLVLTGTPVGTALSAPPKPVEIIGSLLPPALKWKLFFRGQARNPRYLQDGDVIEAGVATDDGTIDLGTQRTVVRHAR
- a CDS encoding VOC family protein, translated to MIDHDDPHADLHSEQGALPGEHPGRAPNPVIKVHDLAWLEFEKPDLAKAELFAHAFGFTTSLRTADELQLRGTEPGAPCVLIRRGPRSRFTGPAFRAADPTDVLRLAEATGHQVTRLPESLGGATVDLHDPSGARVRVVSGTHELPALPGQKPLPLNFGHEVTRVNATQRPRREPAKVQRLGHVVLQTRKYRETLDWYLSHLGLIVSDFLYYPGQRGRGPVMSFIRCDRGGTPTDHHTLAMVLGPANRYVHSAYQVPDLDSLAAGGEYLLERGYRRSWGIGRHIQGSQLFDYWRDPDGFLVEHFSDGDMFDRSLEPGWAPMTASGLAQWGPPATKDFLGVKPGREAFGELRAIIGALREENEFDFDRLRGLLKVAVS
- a CDS encoding acyl-CoA synthetase, which gives rise to MNGNLLWPEYSAPTDVAAIEAVPLAARGLPASTYALLVRAATTWPDRTAITVLPEAARWRESRQRTFAELLGDVHRYANLLHELGVRRRDAVALMSPNTAELVPVTLAAQLAGIAAPLNGGLSRKHLAQLLRRSGARVLVTAGPELSSAVWETAQALAQDGHVDSLLVLRPTGAAEPVPDLPSLPGVRVGYLGELAAGQDSPVFLGAPPSPDDLAAFFPTGGTTGAPKLAAHTHAGEIADAWMLAANSLLDDDARLFAALPLFHVNALVVTLLAPLFKGQATVWAGPLGYRDVQLYGEFWKIVEHHRIFSMSAVPTVYAVLAQCPVNADISSLRFAMVGASPLPAAVRESFQAHTGITLVEGYGLTEATCASARSFPDAPRPGSVGQRLPYQRMKAVRVREDGTWEDLPPAHTGVLAISGPTVFPGYVTGRDEHGHVLDGLGKLVDGWLDTGDLARLDSGGFVYLAGRAKDLIIRGGHNIDPALIEDALLAHPAVTAAGAVGRPDAHSGEVPVAYVTLAAGSAVTEQELGDWARDQVPESAAAPKTVTVLDALPLTDLGKPYKPALRADATRRELTEALAGVPGVLDVEAEIDDGAVVAVVRTTGEDSAIKAVLGRYAIGWRLAGAS
- a CDS encoding TetR/AcrR family transcriptional regulator; its protein translation is MTEQATGDRSARRKARTRAALLRAAQAFIAAGNTNVPILEITQAADVGMGSFYNHFESKEQLYQAAVEDALDRYGALLDELTADLDDPALAFAQSFRLSGRLHRLQPELSRVLLNNGLALATSEYGLAPRARRDIEAAVEAGRFTVRDPELAMVTVAGAMLCLGQLLHDRPGRDAAEATDQVAEDLLRMLGLSADEAHELCRRPLPDVGAAGSRDSAA
- a CDS encoding bifunctional 3-(3-hydroxy-phenyl)propionate/3-hydroxycinnamic acid hydroxylase, which produces MTDVPVVIIGAGPTGLTAATLLAQYGIESLVLDRWETIYPQPRAVHLDDEVCRILGRLGLFEEFAAISWRCNGLRLVDRDMHVLAEFRRDAAHGRHGYPEASMFDQPELEALLRSGLKRHSVVTLRGGAEVTSLAPEAGGVRVTFTESGRPDSVLAKYVLGCDGANSLTRTSIGAVLRDLGFTQRWLVVDIRADVDLGAWEGVHQVSDPGRAATYMRIGENRYRWEFQLADGETADDYRAPDALLPLIKPWTGEAPADRLDILRVAEYTFRAQVADRWRDRRVFLLGDAAHLTPPFIGQGMGAGMRDAMNLAWKLAGVLDGTLAETVLASYETERKPHATTMIRLAKLMGTAMTEGGELGNLLRRVAAPRLHLVPGLLKRVLQTETPALHRSALVVRPPLRHSLAGRQCPNAPIDGDRRLDDVTAGRFAVVSAAEPSPSQRADIEQRGAVLVVARPGRVLHDWLRRGFAHAAVVRPDATVHSAGRDLAALCTAIPPYRATP